Sequence from the Brevinematales bacterium genome:
ATAAAGGAGCTCCTTGAGTATCTCGAAGAGTATTAGAAGTTCGCTCTCCAGCTTCTCCGGGGTAATCCCGTCCGCCAATCCCTGTATCGCGGTCGTCTTCGGGGCGATATTCGCCATCGGGTCGGCGCTCCCGGAATCCGGGGTATCCATCCCCATATTCTCGAACTCCTTGGATACCGCGAGGAGTTTCTTGAAGATGAATATATTATCGATATTCAAATCGATCTGGAGTATCGCTTCTTCGAGCTTCTCCAGATGGCCGAGGATTCCCTCTCCGGGAATATCGATAAAATTCGGGGTGACCCCGGGATGGAACGTGGGGTCGAACCGCTTGAAAAGGGCGTAAAAATCGTAATCGCACAGGTTGCGGAAGTATGACAGGTTGGTATATATCTCGTTTACTTTCTCGACCAGGGTTTTATCGATGGAATAGACGAAAGTATAGAAACTTTTCTCCACAGTTTCGACCGCGGTACGTGGGTCTTCGAACTGGCTGACCACCATCTCTATCCCGGACGGGGAAAAGTTACTGTCCACCTCGTCGGTGTTAAGATTCGCGAGCCGTTCGAATAAGGACTCCGCCACAGCCTTGGAAACACCCGGGTTATCCCAGAATTTTTTATTATTCAGGGTCAGATCCATCATGCGCTTAATCCATACGACTTTTAAGTAGAGGTCGTGGAGTTTATGCGCGAAAAACTTGCTGATACGGCGGGTTTGCAGAAGGTATATAGGGGGTTTGATTCGCGCGATATCCTTCTCGATATTCCGGATGACTTTTTTTTTCTTGAATTGCTCGGCGTTCGAAAAACCGAAAATGGTGAGAAAAAACAGCATGACTTTTTCCAGGAACGTCAGTTCGACGTCCAACGGGGCATGCTCTTTCTTGCGCCGCTTGGGCATATCCTGCGGTGAGGTTTGTTTAACGGGCTCCATATCCTGCTTGACCCGCGCCAAATCATCGGATAATTTCTGCTTATCGCTCGCATTCATTTCAAGTATTTTCGGGTCGAGTACGTTGTTATCGAATGCCCCGATCTTTTTGGCGTCTTTTATGGAATCCTTTTCATAGCTCATACAGGTTGCTGCTGCACCTCCGGTATGGGTGTTTTAAGCCGGTAATGCGCAATCCCGTTTTCATCCTTCTTCTGGAAAACTATCTCATCATGCGAAAACTTCCGCTGATGGTGATAGGTGTCCGATGCGTAAATCTCGTCGCAGAGTATATTGACCGAAAATATCTTATATTCGAACTGTTCGTCGCGGACAAACGACCCTACCTCGGGGAAATGCTTCCGTTCCTCGATATAGAAATCGTTCTCATAAGCGAGACAGCACATCAGCCGCCCGCATAATCCGGTCAATTTGCTGGAATTGACCACAAACCCCTGATCCTTAGCCATTTTCAGGAATATGGAGTTCATGTGACAGTTGGAACGGATACAGCAGGTGCATTCCCCGCATACGCCGTAACCGCCCTGAATCTTGGCCGCATCGCGCACGCCTATCTGGCGCATCTCGATACGGGTCCGAAAGATCGACGCGAGTTTCTTGACGAGCTGGCGGAAGTCGATGCGGTTATCGGCGGTAAAGTTAAAGATGATCTTTTTCTTCTGGAGCAGGAAGTGCACGTTGATCAGCTTCATCGGCAGGTTTAACAGCTCGATTTCCTTCTTAGCGGATTCGTAAGCCTTGATCTCTTCTTTCGAGAATCTTTCCCGTTCCTTAATCTCCTCGTCGGTCGCCGCGCGGAGAATCTTATTGGTTTCGATCTCGATCGGCACATGCTCCTGCTTGTCCTCGAGTATGGACGCGTCGTCGATCACGATATCGTCGATATCCGAATTACTGGCCTGCTCGGAGTGATTCCGCTTCACGGGGCCCGCAGCGTTCGGATCGAGCGACTTCACGCCGGACATCGAGTATCCCACATCCTCGCCGAACTTTGAGCTGACTACGAAATAATGCCCGGGCTGAACGTCTATTCCTTCCGGGACTATATATGGAAGAACCATACTATCGAAGAATGTCTTCAGATATGCAACTTGGTACAAGAATTTCTCCTTATAAAAAACTTTCAAAAGCACACTGCATAAATTATAATATAAGTCAGCGGAAAGTCAAGCGGGCATTATAGTAAAATCATGGATAATTCTATAAGTTATCGCTTTTCTCCTACGGAATTAATCATCGGAATCAATATCGGCTTTCTTCGGGTTTTTTCCAGAAAAGTAACAGAAAATCCCGGCCCGGTTGTTTCATTAATGCCGGCGGAAAACCGGCAAGCAAAAAACGGAGGATTTTATGAAAAATTGGATCGCAGTCAGCGCGATAGTCATGTTATTCGGAGCAGCGGGATTTGCTCAGATGACCGACGAGCAGCATCTGGAAAAACTTATGGAAGAAGCTAAGCAGAATATGGATAAGAAACAGGGACAGACCAATTCCCAGCAAACCGTCCCGCCGGCCGTTCAGGGAGACGGCGCAAGCAGCGTGAAAACACAGAAAACCATCACCGTCATTACGGTAATCACGCAAACCAGCGTTGTGGAAGAGGAAGTCCAGAATAAGCCCGCCCCTAAAGAACAGGCGCCGCTGGTTAATATCCAGGGGCCGAATGTTCAGGTAAATATCCCTGAGATAAAAATTCCCCAGCCGCAGGTCAACGTAACGGTGAATAATCCCGCGCCGGAACCTTCGGTGTTCGGACCCCGCCCGATAGGGCTCGGCACGTTTATTATCGCCGAAGCGTTGGGCGTATGCGTCCCCGGTTTCGGGCTCGCGCACTTCACCCTCGGCGATACCACCGGCGGTATGGTATGTCTCGCGTTCACCGGCGTATCGGTACTGTCGTATATAGGCGCGGAAATCGCGGTCGAAACCCGCGCTCTCGATAACCCTACGGCATACTCCGCATGGCATTGGGGCAGTATCGCCCTGTTCGCCGCCGGGTATCTGATCGATATCATCGGTGCGCCCGTTTACTACTCCAGCTATAACGGCAAGGTCGCGGCTTTTGTAAAACCGCTCGATGTAGCGTCGATTTCCTATGACGCGACTCACAACGACCTTTCGATGAACGCCATCAGCTTCGGGCTGGAATTTTAACAGGAGGAAAACAATGAAGAACGCTATCATAAAACTTTCACTTTTCGCGGCTTTGGCCGTAGTTTTTACCGCCTGCGACTTCTGGGCGCCCGGTATACGGATTTATGAGGTAAAGAATTACCAGTTCTCGACGAACAACAACCAGACCTTTTCCCTCTCGATCGAGTCGGGTTCGATCACTTTCCTGAACTCTGACGACCCGTATATTAAAGTCGTGATGACGAATTTTGTGGACGCCGGCGGGTATACCTACGGCAAGCAGCTTCTCGAGGATAACGATTTGTTCTCGATCAGCTCGAACAACCAGAGTATCATAATCACCCAGAATAAGACCATCACCGTAGATAACTGGAACGTGTACGGGGTCGGGACTGAAATACTGGTTTATGTTCCGATAGGTGTCACTTTCCTGACCCAGAAAATCAACTCCGAAACCGCGGCGGTATTTTACACACTGATTAACACCGCGCCTTATATCGAAATCAATACGACCACCGGCGCGGTAGAGCTCAGTTATCTCGACGCGGGCACTGTGAAGATCAACACGACGACCGGCGCGGTGAACTTCTTCAGCATCGATTGTAACTCCTTATCGATCATCACCGTTACGGGAAGTATCGACGAGATGGGCGACGCGATCAATTCTCCTTCGGTCTACCTGGAAGTGACCACCGGGAACATCAACGTACATGCCGTTAACGTAAACAGTCTGACCGCCAAGACCACCACGGGGAACATCACCGTCGATTTCGTATCGTTCCTGATGAGCGGCAGTCATGCGTCATTGACCGGGACCACCGGTAATATCGACGCGATATTCTCATCCGGGGCGACCTCGGCATTGAAGGTCGACGCGGCTGTTATCACCGGGGCAGTGCACTCGGATATAACTTTCGCTTCGTTAATAAAAGATACCCATAACATCGGCGCTGAGTATATCGCCCAGAACGGCGGCGGGACGAATCCCGTGACCATGCGGATGACCACCGGAGCTATCAATATCGATAACGAATAACCGATTGAACATACAAAAAGCCCCGCTTGATGCGGGGCTTTTTTATTGGTAAGATGAACTATTTTAACTTCTTCGCGCTGTCGATAATCTTGTTGACTTGGTTCTTGAATTTCTTCATATCGCTCTCGAGTACGTCGACAGTCAGTGTGCTGAGCTGTTTACCGGTTTCGAACGCGCCGCAGTAAACATAAGCCTTACCGTATTCAGCGTCGTCATAAGAACCGGAAATAGCGTAAACCTGCATCCCGTTGATGGTTTCTTCAAACTGTTCTGTAATATCAAGAGGCTTGTCACCCAAAATTTTACCGAGACGGGTTTCAAGATACTCATACTCTTCTTCAGCGGTATATTCGCCGAAACTACCCTTGTCATAATACTCAAGATAAATAATGACTTCACTGTTGGGGGATTTTACCTCGAGATAGCTCTCGTCGCCCTTTACTTCTTCGGTGGTCCAACCGCTGGGAATATCGATAGACATATTCGCCGGCTTATACGAATAAACCTTCGCCTGAGCCGCGACTGCAACTGCCGCTACCATGAACAGTACACCCAAAATTCTTTTCATATTCTCCTCCTATAGGAAAATGTTATTTTAAGAATATTTGAACCTGTCAATATCGTATCACAATGAATAAAAAAATACAAGGTGTAACTGTAAAATATTTTTCACAAAAAAGGCCCCGCTAAAGCGGGGCCGATTTAGTCAATAGGGGCAAAAATACGTTTTTCGTTTCCTCTTATTGATGATTCTTAATGTAGGATACAGCATCGCCGACAGTGCGAAGTTTCTGTGCTTCCTCATCAGGAATGTCGATACCGAATTCTTCTTCCAGAGCCATAATCAGATCAACGATATCAAGAGAATCCGCTCCAAGGTCTTCGATAAATGCGGCCGGCTCGTTCACAGCAGACGCTTCAACACCGAGCTTGTCCACAATAATTTCTTTCACCTTATCGATAATATCAGCCATATGAAGAACCTCCTTTTTGTTTCCTCATCATAATAAATTATATTACTAAATTTTAAGTCTCATAAAAAATTCTGTCAAGAAATCACCTTTTCATTTTTTGTTCCGATATTCTTTACAGGATAATCTCATGACATGGAGGAGAAAATGAAGCATATTTTTACCGGGGCGTCCGTTTTAGCCCTAGTATTTACCGGATTACTGAATTTATACGCCGTAGACGATTTTATTATAGACGAACCCAACTATGTCGACCCGTCGGCCTCTTCCGCGCCGTCTCAATCAGCGGAAACCACTCCGGCAGTCTCCCGTATCCCGTTCATAGGCTCCGTGCCTACCACCGATAACCTGATGCGCGGCGATTTCCTGTCGCAGTTCTCGATGTACGATAACGGGGGAGTGAATATCCGCCTCTTAGTGGGCATTTTCGGCATGCTATCCATCGGCGTATCGGAGAATTTCGACGGACTGATCGGCGCCGACAGGATCACGGTAAATATCCCTGTCGCGTATATCAAGTTCAGCCTGTACGAACAGTCGCAGTGGATGAATTTCTCGATGGGGTTCGACCATTTCGCCTACGGGCATAACGGCGCTTACTTCGACCCCAACGGGATATCGTCGTCTATTTACGGATTCTACGCCAATATCGGCCAGAACTATTATGTCTTCGGCGAGAAAAATATCTTCACATTCGGCATACGTATCCCGTTACTCCCCGAGGGGATGCGTGCGATGACGAATTCGACCTTCTTTTTCGGCGCGACATTGAATACCCGTTATCTCCATTTC
This genomic interval carries:
- a CDS encoding DUF4097 family beta strand repeat protein; protein product: MKNAIIKLSLFAALAVVFTACDFWAPGIRIYEVKNYQFSTNNNQTFSLSIESGSITFLNSDDPYIKVVMTNFVDAGGYTYGKQLLEDNDLFSISSNNQSIIITQNKTITVDNWNVYGVGTEILVYVPIGVTFLTQKINSETAAVFYTLINTAPYIEINTTTGAVELSYLDAGTVKINTTTGAVNFFSIDCNSLSIITVTGSIDEMGDAINSPSVYLEVTTGNINVHAVNVNSLTAKTTTGNITVDFVSFLMSGSHASLTGTTGNIDAIFSSGATSALKVDAAVITGAVHSDITFASLIKDTHNIGAEYIAQNGGGTNPVTMRMTTGAINIDNE
- a CDS encoding signal peptidase, giving the protein MYQVAYLKTFFDSMVLPYIVPEGIDVQPGHYFVVSSKFGEDVGYSMSGVKSLDPNAAGPVKRNHSEQASNSDIDDIVIDDASILEDKQEHVPIEIETNKILRAATDEEIKERERFSKEEIKAYESAKKEIELLNLPMKLINVHFLLQKKKIIFNFTADNRIDFRQLVKKLASIFRTRIEMRQIGVRDAAKIQGGYGVCGECTCCIRSNCHMNSIFLKMAKDQGFVVNSSKLTGLCGRLMCCLAYENDFYIEERKHFPEVGSFVRDEQFEYKIFSVNILCDEIYASDTYHHQRKFSHDEIVFQKKDENGIAHYRLKTPIPEVQQQPV
- a CDS encoding acyl carrier protein, whose protein sequence is MADIIDKVKEIIVDKLGVEASAVNEPAAFIEDLGADSLDIVDLIMALEEEFGIDIPDEEAQKLRTVGDAVSYIKNHQ